Proteins encoded within one genomic window of uncultured Desulfobacter sp.:
- a CDS encoding phosphate ABC transporter substrate-binding protein produces MKKMLAGISTLVVCFIMLTDISFAGELVLKGSTTVLPIAQKAAEAYMADHPDVKISLSGGGSGNGIKALIDGTTHIGNASRFIKTKEVETAVNRGVYPVPFRIALDAIIPVVHPSNSISNLTMTQLKEIYLGKIRDWKQVGGNPGKIVVISRDSSSGTFGVWKELVMLKERVVPSALTVPSNGGIVQAITNTPGAIGYIGLGYLNKDLKAVTVDGIEGTEENTLNGIYPISRALFMFTNGWPEGDTISFLSFILSKKGQELVKEAGSISLF; encoded by the coding sequence ATGAAGAAAATGTTGGCAGGTATTTCTACACTTGTGGTTTGTTTTATAATGTTGACCGATATCTCCTTTGCCGGTGAGTTGGTCCTCAAGGGGTCTACAACCGTTCTTCCCATTGCCCAGAAGGCGGCCGAAGCCTATATGGCCGATCACCCAGATGTAAAAATTTCCCTTTCCGGCGGCGGATCCGGCAACGGCATCAAGGCCCTTATTGACGGGACTACCCATATCGGCAACGCGTCCCGGTTCATTAAGACCAAAGAGGTGGAAACAGCCGTAAACCGTGGGGTTTATCCCGTACCTTTCAGGATTGCCCTGGATGCGATTATTCCGGTGGTTCATCCATCCAATTCAATTTCCAACCTGACCATGACCCAGTTAAAGGAAATTTACCTGGGGAAAATAAGGGACTGGAAGCAGGTGGGCGGTAATCCGGGTAAGATTGTTGTGATATCCCGGGATAGCTCTTCAGGGACCTTTGGGGTTTGGAAAGAGCTGGTCATGCTCAAGGAACGGGTGGTGCCCAGCGCCTTGACGGTGCCCTCCAACGGCGGGATTGTTCAAGCCATTACCAATACCCCCGGTGCCATCGGATATATCGGGCTCGGATACCTGAATAAGGATCTTAAAGCTGTGACTGTTGACGGAATTGAGGGCACCGAAGAGAACACCCTGAACGGCATCTATCCCATTTCCAGGGCATTATTCATGTTTACCAACGGCTGGCCCGAAGGTGACACCATCTCCTTTTTATCTTTTATTTTGTCGAAGAAAGGTCAGGAATTGGTGAAAGAGGCCGGATCAATCTCCTTGTTTTAA
- the argC gene encoding N-acetyl-gamma-glutamyl-phosphate reductase: MSNHPKACLEAVTSNSYQGKSFTDIFPSMRGFESLVCTPFDAKTLSGRVDVAFLALPHKVSMDFAPQLIEQGIKVIDLSADFRFDNIKAYEAVYQPHTAPTLLKESVYGLCEINREQIKNARIIGNPGCYPTSILVPLIPLLKEKLISSQSLISDSKSGVSGAGRSLSLTTHFCEVNESFGPYKVGNHRHTPEINEVLTGAAGTPVSLTFVPHLVPVTRGMVSTIYAQVRENVDEKQIRDTLKKWYENEPFIRLLPPGKFPNMSHIKGTNCCDINFHLEPESGRLIVVSAIDNLLKGAAGQAVQNMNIMFSIDEKAGLDWVQTPL; encoded by the coding sequence ATTTCCAATCACCCGAAGGCCTGCCTTGAAGCAGTAACCTCGAACTCGTATCAGGGAAAATCATTTACCGACATTTTTCCGTCCATGCGCGGATTTGAATCCCTGGTATGTACGCCCTTTGATGCTAAGACGCTTTCAGGCAGAGTAGACGTCGCATTTTTAGCACTTCCCCACAAGGTTTCCATGGATTTTGCACCACAACTTATAGAGCAGGGAATCAAAGTCATAGACCTTTCAGCGGACTTCAGGTTTGATAACATAAAAGCATATGAAGCGGTATATCAGCCCCACACCGCCCCAACACTCTTAAAAGAAAGCGTTTACGGTTTGTGTGAAATCAACCGCGAACAGATCAAAAATGCAAGGATAATAGGAAATCCGGGCTGTTACCCAACCTCCATCCTTGTCCCGCTGATTCCACTACTCAAAGAAAAGCTGATCTCCTCCCAGAGCCTGATTTCAGATTCAAAATCCGGGGTCAGTGGTGCAGGCCGCTCTCTCTCCCTGACCACCCATTTTTGTGAGGTAAACGAATCCTTTGGCCCGTATAAAGTGGGCAATCACAGGCATACCCCTGAAATCAACGAAGTGTTGACCGGTGCGGCCGGGACGCCTGTATCCCTGACCTTTGTTCCCCACCTGGTACCTGTAACCCGTGGAATGGTTTCAACCATTTATGCCCAAGTCCGCGAAAATGTCGACGAAAAACAAATTCGCGACACCCTTAAAAAATGGTATGAAAATGAACCTTTCATCAGGCTTTTGCCCCCGGGTAAATTCCCGAATATGTCCCATATCAAGGGAACCAACTGTTGCGATATCAATTTCCACCTGGAGCCTGAATCGGGCCGACTGATAGTGGTTTCAGCCATTGACAACCTGTTAAAGGGTGCCGCCGGCCAGGCAGTTCAAAATATGAATATCATGTTCTCCATTGACGAAAAAGCAGGTTTGGATTGGGTGCAAACCCCGCTGTAA
- a CDS encoding M23 family metallopeptidase gives MLKRADLNNAVLRETITGQKTELEDQRRQIQLFAGEIQGLKEKITTLEQLENQVRLIADIDKSGQSSGLLGIGGVSETDLDQDIPLTTRHNALIREMHHQVKQIRTVADKEKLDFNELIDKLQKKKNLLAASPSIKPVSGVITSPFGYRRSPFTGRRTFHSGLDISNRMGTKIVSTAAGKVVFAGRKSGYGNVVIIDHGYGKATKYAHLRDILVKKRQHVKRGEAIGTLGNTGRTTGPHLHYEVLVNGTPVNPAKYILN, from the coding sequence TTGCTTAAAAGAGCTGACCTTAATAACGCCGTCCTGCGTGAAACAATTACCGGCCAGAAAACAGAACTTGAAGACCAGAGACGTCAAATTCAACTGTTTGCCGGAGAAATTCAGGGATTAAAAGAGAAAATAACAACACTTGAACAATTAGAAAACCAGGTACGCCTCATTGCTGATATTGACAAATCCGGGCAATCCTCAGGCCTTTTAGGCATCGGTGGCGTATCAGAAACCGATCTTGATCAAGATATTCCCCTTACCACCCGCCACAACGCGCTGATACGGGAGATGCACCATCAGGTAAAACAGATCAGAACTGTTGCGGATAAAGAAAAATTAGATTTTAATGAACTGATCGACAAACTGCAGAAAAAGAAAAATCTGCTGGCCGCCTCCCCGTCCATCAAACCGGTCTCGGGTGTTATCACCTCGCCCTTTGGCTACCGCAGATCTCCATTTACCGGAAGGAGAACTTTTCATTCAGGCCTGGATATCTCCAACCGAATGGGCACTAAAATTGTTTCAACTGCGGCGGGCAAAGTGGTTTTTGCAGGGAGAAAATCCGGATACGGGAATGTTGTCATCATTGACCACGGATATGGGAAAGCCACCAAATATGCCCATCTAAGGGATATTTTGGTGAAAAAACGCCAACATGTTAAACGTGGAGAAGCCATTGGCACCTTGGGCAATACCGGTCGAACCACAGGCCCCCATCTTCACTATGAAGTTCTTGTCAACGGAACCCCTGTCAATCCCGCAAAATATATCCTTAATTAA
- the secA gene encoding preprotein translocase subunit SecA: MVLNLLTKLFGSNNDRILKKIQPIIDQINEFEPQIQALSDTQIGEKTIEFKNRLANSETLDDILPEAFALVREASVRTLGLRHYDVQLIGGITLHRGIIAEMKTGEGKTLMSTLPAYLNALTGKGVHIVTVNDYLAKRDAEWMSQVYSFLGLTVGVILHDMGAQDRKTAYAADITYGTNNEFGFDYLRDNMKFDPEELAQGELNFAIVDEVDSILIDEARTPLIISGPAEKSTHLYTQANTIIPAFEKETDYTFDEESKSVSLTEDGIAKGEKLLNVDNLYDPANIELLHHLNQALKAHVIFKRDTDYIVKNGQVVIVDEFTGRLMSGRRYSEGLHQALEAKEGVKIENENQTLAAITFQNYFRMYEKLSGMTGTAETEAEEFKKIYNLDVLVIPTHKPMVREDRADLIYKTQTEKYDAAIKEIIQLHKKGQPVLVGTISIDVSESLSEKLKKKGVKHNVLNAKHHKAEAEIVANAGQKGAVTISTNMAGRGTDIKLGEGVKELGGLHILGTSRHESRRIDNQLRGRSGRQGDPGSSRFYLSLEDDLLRIFGGDRIHAVMDRLGIEEGEHIEHKFISKAIENAQSKVEGHNFEIRKHLLEYDDVMNQQREIIYRQRRQALTSKDLKQAAQDMMEDVSYDLVEGFMLDKTPLKECDLEALSSAIKGQFNMDLSLDKPVQDNFSADQLGQFIFDASQAFYKKKEEIYGPEIMRHVERFIILQTVDTRWKEHLLNMDHLKEGIGLRGYAQQDPLRIYKKEGFDMFQDLMNRIKQEIVDILFKIQIASPTQVEEMKQEEQQDLTFSSHADESAPKQPVRRSSEKVQRNEPCPCGSGKKYKKCCGQ, translated from the coding sequence ATGGTACTCAATCTTCTGACTAAACTCTTCGGATCCAACAATGACAGGATCCTTAAAAAAATCCAGCCTATCATTGACCAAATAAACGAATTTGAGCCCCAAATCCAGGCTCTATCAGATACCCAGATCGGTGAAAAAACAATTGAGTTTAAAAACCGCCTGGCAAATTCGGAAACCCTGGACGACATTCTTCCCGAGGCCTTTGCCCTGGTCAGGGAGGCCTCAGTTCGAACCCTTGGACTTCGCCATTATGATGTCCAGCTCATCGGCGGTATTACACTGCACCGCGGCATCATTGCAGAGATGAAAACAGGTGAAGGCAAAACCTTGATGTCCACCCTGCCCGCCTACCTCAATGCCCTTACCGGCAAAGGGGTTCACATCGTTACGGTCAATGACTATCTGGCCAAACGTGACGCAGAATGGATGTCCCAGGTGTATAGTTTTTTAGGACTGACCGTAGGCGTGATCCTGCATGACATGGGCGCCCAGGACCGTAAAACAGCCTATGCCGCCGACATCACATACGGCACCAACAATGAATTTGGGTTCGACTACCTGCGGGACAACATGAAATTCGACCCCGAGGAACTGGCACAGGGCGAGCTGAACTTTGCCATTGTGGATGAGGTGGACTCCATTCTCATTGACGAGGCAAGAACCCCTTTGATTATTTCAGGGCCTGCTGAAAAATCCACCCACCTGTACACCCAGGCCAATACCATTATCCCGGCGTTTGAAAAAGAGACCGATTATACCTTTGATGAAGAATCCAAAAGCGTATCCCTTACCGAAGACGGCATTGCAAAGGGAGAAAAGCTGCTCAATGTGGACAATCTTTATGATCCGGCCAATATTGAACTTTTGCACCACCTCAACCAGGCGTTAAAGGCCCATGTCATTTTCAAACGGGACACGGATTACATTGTAAAAAACGGCCAGGTTGTCATTGTGGATGAATTTACAGGCCGGCTCATGAGTGGCCGGCGCTACTCGGAAGGTCTACACCAGGCCCTTGAGGCCAAGGAGGGGGTTAAAATTGAAAATGAAAACCAGACCCTTGCCGCCATCACCTTCCAGAACTACTTTAGAATGTATGAAAAACTGTCGGGCATGACCGGAACGGCAGAGACGGAAGCCGAAGAGTTTAAAAAAATTTACAACCTGGATGTGCTGGTCATTCCCACACACAAGCCCATGGTCCGTGAAGACCGGGCAGACTTGATATACAAAACCCAGACGGAAAAATACGATGCCGCCATCAAGGAAATCATCCAGTTGCACAAAAAAGGACAGCCTGTGCTGGTGGGTACCATTTCCATCGATGTCTCCGAATCCCTCAGTGAAAAGCTCAAGAAAAAGGGAGTAAAACACAATGTGCTTAATGCCAAACACCATAAAGCAGAAGCCGAAATTGTTGCCAATGCCGGCCAGAAAGGCGCTGTGACCATTTCCACCAACATGGCAGGTCGGGGTACGGACATCAAGCTGGGAGAAGGGGTTAAAGAACTTGGCGGACTTCATATTCTGGGCACATCCCGCCATGAGTCCCGGCGGATTGACAACCAGTTGCGGGGCCGCTCCGGCCGCCAGGGCGATCCGGGAAGTTCCCGGTTTTATTTAAGCCTGGAAGATGATCTGCTCAGAATTTTTGGCGGAGACCGTATTCATGCAGTTATGGACCGGCTGGGTATTGAAGAAGGCGAACATATTGAACATAAATTTATCTCCAAGGCCATCGAAAACGCCCAGTCCAAGGTGGAAGGGCACAACTTTGAAATCAGAAAGCACTTGCTCGAATATGACGATGTCATGAACCAGCAGCGGGAGATCATTTACCGTCAGCGCCGTCAGGCACTGACCTCCAAAGATCTCAAACAGGCAGCCCAGGATATGATGGAAGATGTCTCCTATGACCTTGTGGAAGGATTCATGTTAGACAAAACACCACTTAAGGAGTGTGATCTGGAGGCACTTTCGTCGGCCATCAAAGGTCAGTTCAACATGGATTTGTCATTGGATAAGCCTGTTCAGGATAATTTTTCGGCTGATCAGTTGGGTCAATTTATATTTGATGCAAGCCAAGCCTTTTACAAGAAAAAAGAAGAGATATACGGCCCTGAAATCATGCGACACGTTGAACGGTTTATAATTCTTCAGACCGTGGACACAAGATGGAAGGAACATCTTTTAAATATGGACCATCTAAAGGAAGGCATTGGCCTTCGGGGGTATGCCCAGCAGGATCCGTTGCGTATCTATAAAAAAGAAGGCTTTGATATGTTCCAGGACCTGATGAATCGGATTAAGCAGGAAATTGTGGACATCTTGTTTAAAATTCAGATCGCCTCTCCTACCCAGGTTGAGGAGATGAAACAAGAAGAACAGCAAGATCTGACCTTTTCTTCCCATGCTGATGAATCCGCCCCCAAACAGCCGGTCAGGCGCTCATCTGAAAAGGTCCAAAGAAATGAACCCTGCCCCTGCGGTTCAGGCAAAAAATATAAAAAATGCTGCGGACAATAA
- the clpS gene encoding ATP-dependent Clp protease adapter ClpS produces the protein MTATDSKTRPKVTQDTREDRPPMYKVLLHNDDYTTMEFVVDILVQVFGKSLEKATQIMLNVHNKGKAVCGIYPREIAETKVQTVHNLASSKGFPLKSTMEKE, from the coding sequence ATGACAGCCACTGATTCCAAAACGCGCCCCAAAGTCACACAGGACACAAGAGAGGATCGTCCGCCAATGTATAAAGTGCTTTTGCATAATGACGATTATACAACCATGGAGTTTGTGGTGGATATCCTGGTCCAGGTATTCGGAAAATCTCTTGAAAAAGCCACACAAATAATGCTTAATGTACACAATAAGGGAAAAGCCGTATGCGGTATTTATCCCCGGGAAATAGCTGAAACAAAAGTCCAGACAGTGCATAATCTGGCAAGCAGCAAAGGGTTTCCCTTAAAAAGTACAATGGAAAAGGAGTAA